In one Sphingomonas sp. S1-29 genomic region, the following are encoded:
- a CDS encoding peroxiredoxin, translating into MVPVDARLTDMAPVATDAGALAIIVVTADVERWRAAVAIAQANAALGRRTALYLHDAATGLLAEDDAAIAGMLEMGVRLVACQTGLAALGLALPPEIEAGGLVSFLAETGEERVIAV; encoded by the coding sequence ATGGTTCCTGTCGACGCTAGACTGACCGACATGGCGCCGGTGGCGACCGATGCCGGCGCGTTGGCGATCATCGTCGTGACTGCCGACGTCGAACGCTGGCGCGCAGCGGTGGCGATCGCGCAGGCCAATGCCGCGCTCGGACGGCGGACCGCGCTGTATCTCCACGACGCGGCCACCGGCTTGCTCGCCGAGGACGACGCTGCGATCGCGGGCATGCTCGAAATGGGGGTGCGGCTGGTAGCGTGCCAGACCGGCCTAGCCGCGCTCGGCCTGGCGTTGCCGCCCGAGATCGAAGCGGGCGGGCTGGTGTCGTTCCTCGCCGAGACCGGCGAGGAACGAGTGATCGCCGTTTAG
- a CDS encoding metallophosphoesterase family protein → MIQRIFRKTKPKQSRIPEGQRVYAIGDIHGCLAETETLLAKIERDNAGRTAAETHLIFLGDLMDRGPDSAGVIEKLRTLSLDWATPRFLTGNHEELFLGALAGEREALKVFTRAGGRETMQSYGMSLTQFDEATWDDLETHLPTLVSDEHRAFIEGFETMLVFGDYLFVHAGIRPDVPLDEQRTSDLFWIREPFLSHRGSLSHVVVHGHTVTEAVDERRWRIGIDTGAYGSGRLTAIGLEGTERWFLSTLD, encoded by the coding sequence ATGATCCAGCGTATTTTTCGCAAGACCAAGCCCAAGCAAAGCCGGATCCCCGAAGGCCAGCGTGTCTACGCGATCGGCGACATCCATGGCTGTCTGGCCGAAACCGAAACGTTGCTCGCCAAGATCGAGCGCGACAATGCCGGACGTACGGCCGCCGAGACGCATCTGATCTTCCTGGGCGACCTGATGGATCGCGGTCCCGATTCGGCGGGCGTGATCGAAAAGCTGCGGACCTTGTCGCTCGACTGGGCGACGCCGCGTTTCCTGACGGGCAATCACGAGGAATTGTTCCTCGGCGCGCTGGCGGGCGAACGCGAAGCGCTGAAGGTATTCACGCGTGCCGGCGGGCGCGAGACGATGCAGAGCTACGGTATGTCCCTCACCCAGTTCGATGAAGCCACCTGGGACGACCTCGAGACACATCTGCCGACGCTGGTCTCCGACGAACATCGCGCGTTCATCGAGGGGTTCGAGACGATGCTGGTGTTCGGCGACTATCTGTTCGTCCATGCCGGCATCCGCCCCGACGTGCCGCTCGACGAGCAGCGGACATCGGACCTGTTCTGGATTCGCGAGCCCTTTCTGAGCCATCGCGGCAGCCTCAGCCATGTCGTGGTGCACGGGCATACCGTCACCGAGGCGGTCGACGAGCGGCGCTGGCGGATCGGGATCGACACCGGCGCCTATGGATCGGGCCGGCTGACCGCGATCGGCCTGGAAGGCACCGAGCGATGGTTCCTGTCGACGCTAGACTGA
- a CDS encoding HesA/MoeB/ThiF family protein — translation MTLTDQQLDRYARHIILREIGGGGQMRLLAAHVVVIGAGGIGSPALQYLAAAGIGRLTIIDDDRVDRSNLQRQTLFGTDDIGRSKVEAAAAALRRLNPDVTLAPRAVRIDAANAADLLGGADCVLDGSDNFATRLAVADAALQLRIPLVSAAIGAFEGQLAVYRGWEPDRPCYRCFVGSDPDRADISCADQGVLGAMTGTIGSLAAIEVIRTIVPFGEAMVGKLLLADALSMRFRTLTLRKDPGCPACAVT, via the coding sequence CTGACGCTTACCGACCAGCAACTCGATCGCTACGCGCGCCACATCATCCTGCGCGAGATCGGCGGCGGCGGGCAGATGCGCTTGTTGGCGGCGCACGTGGTGGTGATCGGCGCGGGCGGGATCGGTTCGCCCGCGCTGCAATATCTCGCCGCCGCCGGGATTGGCCGACTGACGATCATCGACGATGATCGCGTCGATCGATCGAACCTCCAGCGCCAGACGCTGTTCGGCACCGACGATATTGGGCGGTCGAAGGTCGAAGCCGCGGCAGCGGCGCTGCGCCGGCTGAACCCCGATGTGACCCTGGCGCCGCGCGCGGTCCGGATCGATGCCGCCAACGCCGCCGACCTGCTGGGCGGCGCCGACTGCGTGCTCGACGGCAGCGACAATTTCGCCACCCGGCTCGCGGTCGCCGATGCCGCGCTCCAGCTGCGAATCCCGCTGGTATCGGCGGCGATCGGCGCGTTCGAGGGACAGCTGGCGGTGTATCGCGGCTGGGAGCCCGATCGCCCCTGCTATCGCTGCTTCGTCGGCAGCGATCCGGACCGGGCGGACATCAGCTGCGCCGATCAGGGCGTGCTCGGCGCGATGACCGGCACGATCGGCAGCCTCGCCGCGATCGAGGTGATCCGGACGATCGTGCCCTTCGGCGAGGCCATGGTGGGCAAGCTATTGCTTGCCGACGCCTTGTCGATGCGGTTCCGAACCCTGACATTGCGCAAAGACCCAGGCTGCCCCGCTTGTGCGGTGACATAG
- the dut gene encoding dUTP diphosphatase: protein MTALPPIRIALKRLPHGQGLPLPAYATPGAAGMDIVAAEAVTLAPGARHAVATGFGIAIPEGYEVQVRPRSGLALKHGITCLNTPGTVDSDYRGEVKVILANLGTEAFEVVRGERIAQLVPAAVQAATVAEVETLDETARGAGGFGSTGR from the coding sequence ATGACCGCCCTTCCCCCGATCCGTATCGCGCTCAAGCGGCTGCCGCATGGGCAAGGCCTGCCGCTGCCGGCCTATGCGACGCCGGGCGCGGCGGGGATGGACATCGTCGCGGCCGAAGCGGTCACGCTCGCGCCGGGCGCGCGGCATGCGGTGGCGACGGGCTTCGGAATCGCGATCCCTGAGGGGTATGAGGTGCAGGTCCGCCCGCGTTCGGGGCTGGCGCTCAAGCACGGCATCACCTGCCTCAACACCCCGGGCACGGTCGACAGCGACTATCGCGGGGAGGTGAAGGTGATCCTCGCCAATCTGGGCACCGAGGCGTTCGAGGTCGTTCGCGGCGAGCGGATCGCGCAGCTGGTGCCCGCGGCGGTGCAGGCCGCCACCGTCGCCGAGGTCGAGACGCTCGATGAGACCGCACGCGGCGCCGGCGGCTTCGGGTCGACGGGTCGCTGA
- a CDS encoding alpha/beta hydrolase — MRCSSLLPALLTPALLLAGCAATPRAAMLEPPLAGTTFGSVKPAKVETLVIVVHDDTETAPSHTGFAERAAAAIPNAAVVALLRPGYGSTGGIVSPGLRGAGNGDAYTAEIVRLLGETVAAHRQRYPRARTILVGDGGGAALVANLAGTRPRLVDGMLLVGCPCTLPEWRALMAKAKPGKGFNRPVESLDPLQTVGGIAVTTRTAIMVGENDRITPPRIAGTYAEALALRGIAIDFRRLPGRGHEILNDAETLQALARLARPVPNQVATR; from the coding sequence ATGCGCTGCTCTAGCCTGCTCCCCGCCTTGCTCACCCCCGCGCTGCTGCTCGCGGGTTGCGCCGCCACGCCGCGCGCCGCGATGCTCGAACCGCCGCTTGCGGGCACGACCTTCGGCAGCGTCAAGCCCGCCAAGGTCGAGACGCTGGTGATCGTCGTCCATGACGATACCGAGACCGCGCCGTCGCATACCGGGTTCGCCGAGCGCGCGGCGGCGGCGATTCCCAATGCCGCGGTCGTCGCGCTGCTGCGTCCAGGCTATGGCAGCACCGGCGGCATTGTGTCGCCCGGGCTGCGCGGCGCGGGCAATGGCGATGCCTATACCGCCGAAATCGTCCGGCTGCTCGGCGAAACCGTCGCCGCGCACCGCCAGCGTTATCCGCGCGCGCGCACCATTTTGGTCGGCGACGGCGGCGGCGCGGCGCTCGTCGCCAACCTTGCGGGCACGCGGCCCCGGCTGGTCGACGGCATGCTGCTCGTCGGTTGCCCCTGCACGCTGCCCGAATGGCGCGCGCTGATGGCGAAGGCGAAGCCCGGCAAGGGGTTCAACCGCCCGGTCGAGAGCCTCGATCCGCTGCAGACCGTCGGCGGGATCGCGGTGACGACGCGCACCGCGATCATGGTCGGCGAGAATGACCGGATCACCCCGCCGCGGATCGCGGGCACCTATGCCGAGGCGCTGGCGCTGCGCGGGATCGCGATCGACTTTCGCCGGCTGCCGGGGCGCGGCCACGAGATTTTGAACGATGCCGAGACGCTGCAGGCGCTTGCCCGCCTCGCCCGACCGGTGCCAAATCAGGTAGCGACCCGATGA
- the coaBC gene encoding bifunctional phosphopantothenoylcysteine decarboxylase/phosphopantothenate--cysteine ligase CoaBC, with product MKRILLIVGGGIAAYKACELIRLARKAGIGVRCVLTDGGAQFVTPMTLAALSEAPVHTSLWDLKDEAEMGHIQLSREADLVVVVPATADLLARMAAGIADDLATTLLLATDKPVLAAPAMNVRMWQHAATIRNVAQLRADGVEVIDPDEGAMACGEFGPGRLPEPAVILAAIQRAIFGETKDDASTSSARTVEQRARALAGKHVLVTAGPTHEPIDPVRYIANRSSGRQGFAIAQALAERGARVTLVAGPVTLPTPAAVDRVDVETARDMADAVAAALPADAAVMVAAVADWRVEAAADQKLKKGTMQPALALVANPDILATLGASPDRPRLLVGFAAETENVLDYAAAKRTAKHADWIVANDVSGDVMGGDANTVHLVTALGVEQWERLPKATVAARLADRIADALL from the coding sequence ATGAAGCGCATCCTGCTGATCGTCGGCGGCGGCATTGCCGCGTACAAGGCCTGCGAGCTGATCCGGCTCGCGCGCAAGGCCGGGATCGGCGTGCGCTGCGTCCTCACCGATGGCGGCGCGCAGTTCGTGACGCCGATGACGCTCGCGGCGTTGTCCGAGGCTCCCGTCCACACCAGCCTGTGGGATCTCAAGGACGAGGCCGAGATGGGGCATATCCAGCTCAGCCGCGAAGCCGATCTGGTCGTCGTCGTCCCCGCCACCGCCGACTTGCTGGCGCGGATGGCGGCGGGGATCGCTGACGATCTGGCGACGACCTTGCTGCTGGCGACCGACAAGCCGGTGCTCGCCGCGCCCGCGATGAACGTGCGGATGTGGCAGCACGCCGCGACGATCCGCAACGTCGCGCAACTGCGCGCCGATGGGGTGGAGGTGATCGATCCCGACGAAGGCGCGATGGCGTGCGGCGAGTTCGGGCCGGGGCGGTTGCCCGAGCCGGCGGTGATCCTGGCGGCGATACAGCGCGCGATCTTCGGCGAGACGAAGGACGATGCTTCGACAAGCTCGGCACGAACGGTGGAACAGCGCGCGCGCGCGCTCGCGGGCAAACACGTTCTCGTCACCGCTGGCCCGACGCACGAGCCGATCGACCCCGTGCGCTACATCGCCAATCGTTCATCGGGCCGGCAGGGCTTCGCGATCGCGCAGGCGCTCGCCGAGCGCGGCGCGCGGGTGACGCTGGTCGCCGGGCCGGTTACCCTCCCCACCCCCGCAGCGGTCGATCGCGTCGATGTCGAGACCGCGCGCGACATGGCCGATGCGGTCGCCGCCGCGCTCCCCGCCGATGCCGCGGTGATGGTCGCCGCGGTCGCCGACTGGCGGGTCGAGGCGGCCGCCGACCAGAAGCTCAAAAAGGGCACGATGCAGCCCGCGCTCGCGCTCGTTGCCAACCCCGACATTCTCGCGACGCTGGGGGCGAGCCCCGACCGCCCGCGCCTGTTGGTCGGCTTTGCCGCCGAGACCGAGAATGTCCTCGATTACGCCGCCGCCAAGCGCACCGCCAAACATGCCGACTGGATCGTCGCCAACGACGTATCGGGCGACGTGATGGGCGGCGACGCCAACACCGTCCACCTCGTGACCGCGCTCGGCGTCGAGCAATGGGAGCGCCTGCCCAAGGCCACCGTTGCAGCGCGGCTAGCCGACAGGATCGCCGATGCGCTGCTCTAG